Proteins from a genomic interval of Thermodesulfobacteriota bacterium:
- a CDS encoding pyridoxal phosphate-dependent aminotransferase, with product MSISTRMHDFMTRASWIRRMFEEGLALKAQYGPDNVYDFSLGNPDLPPPASFRQSLMEAVNNETPNCHSYMPNAGYTEAREAVARHLSSEHGLSFSAQDIIMTCGAAGALNVILKAILNPGDEVIIPAPYFVEYNFYVDNHGGKAVIVRTKEDFSLDLPAIEEAITPRTKAVLINSPNNPTGQVYDRDSIRRLGELLADKTQGRGQTIYLIADEPYRYIVYDGIKAPSVFAAYRETIVATSHSKDLSLPGERIGYIAVHPEGMDRDDLVSAMTLANRILGFVNAPALMQRVVAGLQGQTVDVSIYQRRRDMLCEALAGYGYQFLRPKGAFYLFPRSPLPDDTAFVKTLQEENILTVPGSGFGCPGYFRIAFCVPEKTIERALPGFERAMGRYLDK from the coding sequence ATGTCTATTTCGACCAGGATGCATGATTTTATGACCAGGGCCTCGTGGATACGCAGGATGTTCGAGGAAGGACTGGCCTTAAAGGCCCAATATGGCCCTGATAATGTCTATGACTTTAGTCTGGGAAATCCGGACCTTCCGCCGCCGGCCTCTTTCCGTCAATCACTCATGGAGGCCGTCAATAATGAAACACCCAACTGTCACAGCTACATGCCGAACGCCGGTTATACAGAGGCGCGAGAGGCCGTGGCCCGCCATCTATCATCTGAACACGGCCTGTCATTTTCTGCGCAGGATATAATCATGACCTGCGGCGCGGCAGGGGCCTTGAATGTGATCCTTAAGGCCATACTCAATCCGGGAGATGAAGTTATAATCCCGGCCCCCTACTTCGTCGAATATAATTTCTATGTCGATAACCATGGCGGCAAAGCTGTCATAGTCAGGACGAAAGAGGATTTCTCCCTCGACCTCCCGGCTATCGAGGAAGCGATTACCCCTCGTACCAAAGCGGTACTCATTAATTCACCTAATAACCCCACGGGCCAGGTCTATGATCGGGATTCCATCCGGAGACTGGGCGAGCTTTTGGCCGATAAGACGCAAGGCCGGGGCCAGACTATTTATCTTATAGCCGACGAGCCTTACCGCTACATCGTCTATGACGGCATAAAAGCGCCCAGTGTCTTTGCCGCCTACCGGGAGACCATCGTCGCCACCTCACACTCTAAAGACCTCTCCCTCCCCGGAGAACGCATCGGCTATATCGCCGTTCATCCGGAAGGCATGGATAGGGATGACCTCGTATCCGCCATGACCCTGGCCAACCGTATCCTGGGGTTTGTGAATGCGCCGGCCCTGATGCAGCGTGTGGTGGCCGGGCTCCAGGGACAGACCGTGGATGTCTCCATCTATCAAAGGAGGCGGGACATGCTCTGCGAGGCCCTGGCCGGCTATGGTTATCAGTTCCTGAGACCTAAAGGGGCCTTTTATCTCTTTCCCAGATCCCCCCTGCCTGACGATACAGCATTTGTAAAGACCCTCCAGGAAGAAAATATCCTCACCGTGCCGGGCAGCGGCTTTGGATGCCCCGGATATTTCCGCATTGCCTTCTGTGTGCCTGAAAAGACCATCGAGCGGGCGCTCCCGGGTTTTGAGAGGGCTATGGGACGGTATCTGGATAAGTAG